The nucleotide sequence TTTTAATCATTGAAGGGTATGAAGATTATATCGGGTTCTTGTGCACCACACCCGGGCTCGACTCACACGAAATAAGGAACTACACACACCTACCATGCAACTACACACTTGGACATCCATACAATCTGAACTCACCATCGATCACGGTATCCCATCTCGTACGAACCCAAACCGTGACCCGAACCGTCACAAATGTCGACGAAGAAGAAACCTACAAGATCATAGCTAGAATGTCACCAGCCGTAGCCATTGAAACGAGCCCACAAGTCATGACACTTAAACCAGGTGAATCTCGTAAGTTCACCGTGGCTCTAACCGTACGGTCTGTCACCGGGACCTACAGCTTTGGAGAGGTTTTGTTAAAAGGAAACCGCGGGCACAAGGTTCGAATCCCGGTTGTAGCCATGGGTTATGACCGGTAGGTTTGCGTTTGATCAATTGTTTGTAAAAGTGTTGGGTAATAAGACTTAGAAAATGGTAGTTGTAAAGAGTATTAAGTTTTGATGGTATGGGGCTTTGATTGTACTGTATGCTTCTTCCGTTGTACACCATCAGGGGTAAAAGCGTAAAAAAGAATGTTTGGATGCGAACGGGCTGGTGTACCGAGTTTGAAGCCACCGAGTATTGCTTAGGACTCGAGTCAAGCCAGCAAATTTTCCCGGTGAGCTCGAGTTAGCTTGGCTCGGTGTAgtgttgttttgttttgttttcataTAATATGTTTATTTAGAGATATAATTTTTAGAATTAATGAGGTAATGTTGTAATGATTTGTATTCTATGTAGTAGAGTTTATATAATTTATCTTAATATCATTTGTGCTTTTGGAAATGTTTGATTTCATATTTTGAGTGCAGGGTTACTTAATGGTTTGTATGATACATATATTTGGGacgaattggaaataaataattcCACCTAACttaatttggccgataataatctgaactggtcaatttttttttttgtaaaatagtccaccattaaaatagcttaacggagttaagttttttttccgaattacaaaccgatgttttagggcttttaatcagaacgaggatacgggttgattgatgtaaaacatacctcgaaattgtgctcgaaattgcttgatttttgttaattggaagtttaaacactcgaattgaagcaccgttttcgtgggttggggcagtatttcgaggtaaattttacattAATCGActtgtatcctcgttctgatcaaaagccctaaaacatcggtttgtaattcggaaaaaaacttaactccgttaagctattttaacggcggaatattttaccaaaaaaaaaattgatcagttcggattattatcggccaaattgagttagatgggattatttatttccaatttgcctataTTTAGAGGCATTGTAGGGGAAAATCATGAAAATAGCTTATTTTCTAGATCTACAATTATTTAGAACAATTTCACATTTTTAGTAATGAGATTCGAGACTTTATAGTTGCATATTTTATATTTGACATCATTTTAGTTTTTACATACTATATATAAACCATGAATCGAGTGTAAAAGGTAGATACTTGAATATGATTCGTGTATCATCATCTATAGGACATGCGGCAAGACATTTTTAGGGATACCTGAATACTAGATACTCGAATTTGATTCATGTATCTTTTATTTTGTAATATGAAAAGATATTTTTAGTGATATGTGAATACGATTTTATATATGATAATTTTTAAGCAGACAAAAGGTAAGATTGTGTATAGTGGAATAACGCCCTGTCCACATGGAGTGATTCCATTGGTTGTGGCACGGGGTCTACACATATCCACACAAAAATAGACTCACACCCGTTACAACACTCACGCCCGAGCCCTTAACGCACCCATACCATGCACCTTCAGGCGGTGTTTGGCGCCCCTATGTGCTGATGTGGCCATGGAGGCCACAACCTGGTCTAAGATGCAACAATTTTATGGTTTTTCTTTATCACTCACAGGCAAAATTATGCAATTAAAAAACCCCCAATTGAACAAAATCCAGTTTAAATTAAACCAGGTATAGTAAACAGGGGCATCAAAATGCTACTGTGGTTGGGTCCAAACGATGCCCCCCTGCTATCACTTTGAATCTAAATGATGGGCTTGAGTTGATGTTTGATCAAAAAGATACATTTCGGCCCGCTATGAACTTAAACACTACTTATAAACAGTTACCACTAACACGTTACAACAAACGAACAAACCCgacacaaaaacccacaaatgGGTGCAGTCTGGTTAGTTGTTTCTCACACTGTGttcatttaaaaccgagcctcAACGAAATGGTGGACCATATGCGTTGGATGAACTCCCTGCAGAACAAAACACAATATTATTACAATGAGTTCATAGATGCTAAAGTTCACATGGGACGATTTGGACGCTTTATCTTAAACTGGTCATATTAATAAAGCCAGTTAAAAGCTGTCCAAACTTATATTTTTTAAAGCATAGAACTTAATAATCATGTTGTTCAAAAACTTTATATTATAATTGGAAAGATATAAGTTTTGTGAAAcattaattatttataaataatgttAAATGCCATTCttgtccttgaggtttggccacttttgcgactttcatccaaatgtttgtttttccgcatctggatccaaaaggtttgaaatcttgtcattttcatccgacACATTAACTCCATCCACTTTTCTCCGTTAAATGGGGGGCATTTCCGTCTTTTAGacaattttattaaaataaaaaacactaTAAAAATAAAGATCCACCTCTGTTAGATTTTCTCCCCACCACACTTTAATCATCACAAAAAATGTCTAAAGAGACGAAAACACCCCTGATTTAACGTTAAAAAATAAATtagagttaacgagccggatgaaaatggcaagatttcaaaccttttggatctagatgtggaaaaacaaacatttcgatgaaagtcacaaaactggccaagCCTCGAggagggacgaaaatggcattatACTCTATTTTAAAATAATGGAAAGAGATGGTTTCGGGGTCAACCTGACCCGAAGCCTTTCTGACAGTCGGTGATTTTATTTATACAGTTGCATAATAATATTACCATAATAAGGAGGTGGTTGAGGCCTTCTTCCCCATTCGTCCCTTGCATGCTGCATCTCATGTGACCTTCGAAGGTGGTCATCCATGGAAGCCGCTCCATGGGCATCACCCCAACCCCCATTAGGGGCCCCACCCCAACCTTGTGTCCACCTATTTTGGGTTGCGGGTACATCCTCTGCAACCCTCATTCTTTTTGTTTGCTGATGGTCAAACGACTGCTCGGCCCACATGTTCGATGGGCCTGTAGTCACGGCTCGATGGTACGGTATATCCTCTTCAACCCTCGTTCTTTTGTTCCGCTGATGGTCAAACGGCTGCTCAACCCACAGATTTACCGGGCCTGTAGTCACGGCTCGATGATGTGGCGGTACCGGTACACCCCAGTGACCCGTTGGCGGTTGCCTTGTTGACCAACTATTCACAGCCAATATAGGGTTTGTTGTCACAACATGCCGGTTTTTTTCATAGTTTTCTATCCATACGTTTGATTTCGGCTCGACATTCGGATGATGAAGCACTCTATCAATGCCAAACAAGGATTCCTTTAACGCCAGTTCTTCAATTCTAACGTTCATGAAAAGACTAATATTTTGTTTGGTAAGATGGATGCATTCGTAGATTTTTTCCACTTCTGATTTTCCGACCGCCCTAGCCACGTTTTGGGTCCGGTCCGTAAAATCCTCAACCTATAGAGTTTAGTACAAGAAACATGGTTCAAAATGACGTGATAGTCTAGGTGGCAAAATGGACCGGTCCAACGGGTTAACGGGTCGAACGGATAATATTGGTAAGGGTCGGGTGACCGAAATACTTCTTATCCACTTTCCTAACTTTTTATAAATCATCTGTGTTAAATatgattacaaaaaaaaaatactattacgACAGAAAAGAGAAACCTGTTACGTTCAATTGGTTGGACTGATTAGAAATTTTTGACATGTTACGTCATAATTCGTGTAAAAAAACCCATAAAAATTCATTTTACCTGTAAAAAAATTAACTTTTACCTAATCTTTTCCAGAGCTTTTACATATAAACACATGTAGAAactgttttaattaaaaaaactgaaaaataataaagaaaaataaaCCTTCAATAAACAGtataaatacaaaaacattttttttgaacggcttcCACATGTGTTTATATGAAAAAACTCCGAAGAAATTATGTATAAATGATTATTTTTTCTATGGAAAAAtgattttttaaagattttttacaTGTAAAATTAGTGATTCccctgttccccacttttttggtGTTCTCCATTGAACCCAACCCTATACGCATAATAATTATCATATattatgtatatataaatataaatatatatatatacacacacacacacacacacacacaattataaACGTGTACAAATATGATAACTAAAAACTtaaatacttaataaataaaGAACGAGTCGCTCGAGGTTGAAAAATTCCTCATAGAGCTCTAAACAAACCAAGCTCAACACACGCTCTCTTAAGTTAAACAAGCTCAGGCTCGGCTCATGTACGCCCCTacttaaaaatgaaaaacaaaaataaCAAGTTTAAATACTTACACTCATGTTGGCTATTTTAGTGTCCCAAGTTTTAGACGTCCAGCGTCCTAGATAAGTACTCGCGCACAGACCTTTGGGCCAAAGTTTTTCAGCGGAAGCTAACTACAACCATTTACCGTAAAAAAAACTGTAAGATCTCAAGAATGTAAAACGTAAGATATGAATATTGGTTGCCAACAA is from Helianthus annuus cultivar XRQ/B chromosome 9, HanXRQr2.0-SUNRISE, whole genome shotgun sequence and encodes:
- the LOC118481881 gene encoding protein HESO1-like — its product is MALREKVLIRKAEKFEVKELQKIILNRQQLLILDKLLNDAYVIRRPKPSEYEHRKQLIRVFNEIAEEIYGNSASCPVVEEFGSFSMDLFTTESDLDLSINFRNSSLLFPRDQKIKTLRKFARKFYALQNVGYVKGVQPIMGAKVPIVKVIDTGTGVECDLSVENRDGISKSLIIRFITSIDQRFQKLSFLMKAWAKAHDINSSKDRTLNSLSIILLVAFHLQTRKPPILPPFSAILKDGEDPKSVRRAVRNFENYGIRNTETLGELFVSFLIKLASAEKLWPKGLCASTYLGRWTSKTWDTKIANMSVEDFTDRTQNVARAVGKSEVEKIYECIHLTKQNISLFMNVRIEELALKESLFGIDRVLHHPNVEPKSNVWIENYEKNRHVVTTNPILAVNSWSTRQPPTGHWGVPVPPHHRAVTTGPVNLWVEQPFDHQRNKRTRVEEDIPYHRAVTTGPSNMWAEQSFDHQQTKRMRVAEDVPATQNRWTQGWGGAPNGGWGDAHGAASMDDHLRRSHEMQHARDEWGRRPQPPPYYGSSSNAYGPPFR